Proteins encoded together in one Variovorax paradoxus EPS window:
- the yidD gene encoding membrane protein insertion efficiency factor YidD, translated as MKRLLIGLVKGYRLLLSPWLGQSCRFTPTCSVYSIEALEVHGALKGSYLTLHRIARCQPWCQGGHDPVPPKSPCRTDKSGSLFSSLLSSDKKSSS; from the coding sequence ATGAAACGCCTGCTGATCGGCCTCGTGAAGGGCTACCGCCTGCTGCTGAGCCCCTGGCTCGGCCAGTCGTGCCGCTTCACGCCGACCTGCTCGGTGTATTCGATCGAGGCGCTGGAAGTGCACGGCGCGCTCAAGGGCAGCTACCTCACTCTGCACCGCATCGCGCGCTGCCAGCCCTGGTGCCAGGGCGGCCACGATCCGGTTCCACCGAAATCACCGTGTCGCACTGACAAGTCAGGCTCGCTGTTTTCGTCTCTTCTCTCCTCCGACAAGAAGTCTTCGTCATGA
- a CDS encoding ribonuclease P protein component, translating to MQRLKTRAQFQAVLAGATVARTAHFALHRCALDLASSAAPLFASDDVWLGAMVPKRWARRAVTRNAIKRQIYTVSAAPDVALPRAAHVVRLRAGFDRKEFVSASSDKLKGAVRAELQQLLARAARSPAPALAPSSPSSS from the coding sequence ATGCAGCGGCTCAAGACCCGCGCGCAATTCCAGGCCGTCCTCGCAGGTGCCACCGTGGCGCGCACTGCTCATTTCGCATTGCATCGCTGTGCGCTCGATCTCGCATCGAGCGCGGCTCCGCTGTTCGCGTCTGACGATGTCTGGCTGGGCGCCATGGTGCCCAAGCGCTGGGCGCGCCGTGCCGTCACGCGCAATGCCATCAAGCGCCAGATCTACACCGTGAGCGCCGCACCCGACGTCGCCCTGCCCCGTGCTGCGCACGTGGTGCGGCTGCGGGCGGGTTTCGACCGCAAGGAATTCGTGAGCGCGTCCTCGGACAAGCTCAAGGGCGCCGTGCGCGCCGAACTCCAGCAGTTGCTGGCGCGTGCCGCGCGTTCGCCCGCACCGGCACTTGCACCTTCTTCCCCCTCCTCCTCATGA
- the rpmH gene encoding 50S ribosomal protein L34, with product MKRTYQASKVRRARTHGFLVRMKTRGGRAVINARRAKGRKRLAV from the coding sequence ATGAAACGCACATACCAAGCATCCAAAGTCCGCCGCGCCCGTACCCACGGCTTTCTGGTCCGCATGAAGACCCGCGGCGGCCGTGCCGTCATCAACGCACGCCGCGCCAAGGGCCGCAAGCGCCTGGCCGTCTGA